TAGACTACATGAAATTATCTCATTTTCAATTCAATTTACCAAAAGAACTTCTCGCTGAATATCCTGCCGAAAACAGAGACGAGTCTCGTTTGATGGTAATTGACCGTAAAAAACAAACCATAGAACACAAAATGTTCAAAGATGTTATCGATTATTTTGATGATGGAGATGTTTTAATCTTGAATAATACTAAAGTTTTCCCGGCACGTTTGTACGGAAACAAAGAAAAAACAGGAGCTAGAATCGAAGTATTCTTATTGAGAGAACTAAATGCTGAACAAAGACTTTGGGATGTATTAGTTGATCCAGCTCGTAAAATCAGAATTGGTAACAAATTATATTTTGGTGATGACGATTCGTTGGTTGCTGAAGTAATTGATAATACAACTTCTCGTGGAAGAACTTTGCGTTTCCTTTACGATGGTTCTTATGAAGAGTTCAGAAATAAATTAACGGAATTGGGTGAAACTCCAATCCCAAAATACATCAGTAGAGACGTAACTCCGGAAGATGCGGAACGTTACCAAACGATTTATGCCAAAGAAGAAGGAGCTGTAGCTGCACCAACTGCAGGGTTGCATTTCTCTAAACATTTGTTGAAAAAACTGGAAATTAAAGGAATCAAGTTTGCCGAAGTAACGCTTCACGTTGGTTTAGGAACTTTCAATCCAGTTGAGGTTGAGGATTTATCAAAACATAAAATGGATTCTGAAGAGTTAAAAATTACTCAAGAAGCCTGTGATATTGTAAACAACGCAAAGTTAAACAAGAAACGTATTTGTACCGTGGGAACTACTTCTATGCGTGCTGTAGAAAGTTCTGTTTCATCACAACAAACCTTAAACCCGTTTGATGGTTGGACAAACAAGTTTGTTTTTCCTCCTCACGATTTTAGCGTAGCGACTTGTATGATTACAAATTTTCATACTCCAAAATCAACTTTGTTAATGATG
This region of Flavobacterium lacustre genomic DNA includes:
- the queA gene encoding tRNA preQ1(34) S-adenosylmethionine ribosyltransferase-isomerase QueA, which produces MKLSHFQFNLPKELLAEYPAENRDESRLMVIDRKKQTIEHKMFKDVIDYFDDGDVLILNNTKVFPARLYGNKEKTGARIEVFLLRELNAEQRLWDVLVDPARKIRIGNKLYFGDDDSLVAEVIDNTTSRGRTLRFLYDGSYEEFRNKLTELGETPIPKYISRDVTPEDAERYQTIYAKEEGAVAAPTAGLHFSKHLLKKLEIKGIKFAEVTLHVGLGTFNPVEVEDLSKHKMDSEELKITQEACDIVNNAKLNKKRICTVGTTSMRAVESSVSSQQTLNPFDGWTNKFVFPPHDFSVATCMITNFHTPKSTLLMMVSAFCGHDLMKRAYEEAIKEEYKFYSYGDAMLII